The sequence below is a genomic window from Solea senegalensis isolate Sse05_10M unplaced genomic scaffold, IFAPA_SoseM_1 scf7180000012925, whole genome shotgun sequence.
cttcggggcaggactatcatcaatcctagcaagtttggttcagattagactcagtttcgcaaagttgtagcagtttgtttttttgtcacaaatatctgactttgcagtgttgctatggcaacaccgttgaaccatttgttatcataataagcacgcatcatctttcatgtgttttaaatgttgtcacaaattttgagtttgatacgattaaatatgtaaaagttattaccgaaattgtgtatttgttgtattttctgttaccacaaggaggcgctgtgctaaaaatgtacagtttttccacagacttcttcagcaatggtccatcatcaaccctaggtaatttggttgggaagtgaccttctatcgcaaagttataagagttttgttgcctgtggcgaaaaataaaaattttcaccaactttgccggcccctttctcgtacaccatgatacttattaaaaagtttttagcaactttagatcctcaacttgtccaaagtgacctcaccaagtttgaacgtgatcccatgtaagctctaggacaagttcgttcaaataccgatggtgcgatatggccaaaatcggcaaaaaatgaattttcaatccaagatggcggctttcctgttcgttttagagcataggctacgctgacttttttgaccgtcccgacctaaggaacgcgtgtaccaagtttcgtgcatctacattaaacgtgctcctcaggcccacaagttttagggggtggagcagttatttgccccgcccactttcattttttaacgcacattccccgaaacagtaataaacgtaaatttacaccaggtctgatgcgcttgcaaaaattggtgagttttggggcatgggaaaggcctcaaaaacgcgattcatttggaggaataataataagaataatcttagcgattataatagggttcttgcgcaaccaagttgctcgaaccctaataatccttccagtttcaagagggttcttgcaaccttgttgctcgaaccctaataatccttccagtttcaagagggttcttgcaaccttgttgctcgaaccctaataatgtatgtgtacatattaatagtaattaactttatttatatagcacttttcttaaCATTGTTAACAAGATAATTAAAACCAAGTGCAAATAAAGTGCTCAACAATAAGTAAAACAATGGTAGTTAAAACCACACAAGCAGTTGACTAACACATAGCGAGACATgcagaatgaaagaaaacaaataaaaacaaatatgtatcagaaaaacataaagcacagtgatttaaaatgattaaggGCATTTAaaagaagtgatttaaaagaagCTTAACAAGAGCTcaacaaatgcaacacaaagtTGGAGCAATGTATATGTTTAAGATTATAACAGCTTTTGATTTAATTCAGAGTTTTGCTTGACTTTTATTAACCAGAAAAGCTGACGGTTGAAATCACTGCAGCagctattacagtaagtgaaaaGCAGGAATTACTCACACAGGAAAAATGGCCAAGACCTCCTCCCGGTGGGGGATATGTGGTACTGCAGGCTCTGTGCTATGGAGGAGGCGCAAGAAGATGTTGCCGGCGTGGGCTCTGGATCGGTCGATCTTCTCAGCTGCCTGCTTGGCCAGGCCACACATCATGCATCTCATCCTGCATCACAcgtaatgtgaaaatgaaatgaagtgaaaatgaaataaagaaaaacttaaCCAAActtcacatttttgaaaactaATAATGATTCAGGCTGGACTGATTTAGTGCTGATGTACTGACATTGATTTTGTCTGACACCAAAGACCAAAAAAGACACTTCTACAAAAAAAATTCTACTCACTGATCTGAAGAAAGGATCTCTGGAGCAGTGCTGGCCACCAGCAGTGTCACATCCATCAGACTGGTCATTGCTGCCTCCCTCACCCTGGTGATAAAAGTCAGTGGAGACTTAATGATTACAATGATGGAAGTGACTCTACTTTACACACACTGAGTAAGTCCTAAAATATGATCTTCTAATATGGTTTCTTATGTACAGGGAAACAAGTCACCAgatgaatattgtttttaatgtcactgGAATTTGCAGGTTTGTGGCTGCAGGGCATAATTTGTTTATGTGACCTGTAAATCACAAGCATTCATTCAAACGTCACGCCCTGAAACAGGTGCACACAGGCAACAAGAGGAACCTCCGACTGTTGGCTTATTGGCAAATGTGAGggaaaaggaaattaaagatCATCTATGTTGTGAATGATGAAAGATAAGAAAGAATGCGTTCCTGTACAGGTGTGGCAGGAATGATAAGGATGTGCAaacaatgaggaaaaaagaaataaagaaaaagaatgaaggaaaggaaaaaagattGCTTTGCTTGACAGCCTGAAAGAAAGTGCCCTTCCCATGCTATGAGGACAAGTGACAAGCCTGGTGGCATTCCAGGCGAGTCACTAAGCATGGCCCAAGGCTACTACTGAGGGAAGCATTTGTGTCGTCTTCATGTCCTTAAGTGGAGGGACAGAAAATCTCCAGAGGCCTCAGGCAGTGATCTTAATGCCTTAATGGCAAATGTACGGTCTTAAGTTTTAATCatcagtgtgtatgtatatcttTTGCACATAATGTGCATGTTCACTCACCAGGCTCCTATGTCCCCTCTGCTGTCGGTTGTGTAGTCGTTGATGTTTTTGAGCAGCGTGTCATACACCCCAGCTACATTTTCACCACAAAGAGCAGAGTCTGGGGAACCCTGGACGCAAACACCAAccgtcacacacactctgagggagagtgaaaaaggaaaaaaaaatacacaaggaTGCACATGAACACTGTAAACCAGATAACATTAAATTTCAGAAGAACTGCATAAAAATAGTAGtagtagatgatgatgataaagtgaCCAACACATCATTCAGGTCCTGCAGGTATTGTCACttgagtgtttattttacagactACACAACTATGTTGTTAAACTAGCAGACAGGCAGGACAAAGGActgaggagagacagaggggccTTTCTAACCTAAGCCCAAACCATTCTCAAAtaacagaaatacaaataagAGAAATAATAGACAAAGAAGGTGTTAAAATGAGGAGTctataaaaatgtaagaatGTGAGAATACTGACTGAGAAATTGCCTTGACAGCATCTCTCCTCGCCTCTGTAAAACTCGCCTCCTGGGTTACTGTGCACATCTGCTGAAGACCTTCCAGGATCTGTGAAGAAAACACTGTCAGAGTCTGGTTTGAGGACATTAATCTCCTGGCGACTCactcttaacttaacttaaaagtACTACTGGACTAACCCGACCCCTAAACCAAACCTCATCCGAACCATACAACACGTCTTCACCTTGaaatgtccccataatgtgactttgtaaacagatttaggtccacACAGCATCAGTTATACGtggaacacgcacacacaaaatgccCTAATATTGAGGCAgtgaaatgtcaaatgtcaaacataACTTCAAAACACACCTGTTCCAGTTTACCACTGATGATAAATCTCGGCAGACAGCCGAGGGCAAGGGCGGATCCACAACGCATGAGTATCTGTGGACTCTTGAGTCCGTCAACGTATCGAGATACCAGGGCATCTACACATGCACGGAgatacacacagcacacacaggttATTCTCAAACTAAGACAAAGAGCATCACGCATGGGTTCACACCATTCAATCTACCTTGGATTTGTGGGTCAGCCTGTCCTGACTGTGTCTGGTAGTATTCCTCACACAAGGCAGACAAGGCTGCTATCACAGCATCCTGCAGAGACGGTAAACAAACAGTTTCTTTTGTGAATTCGATCCTTTAACTGTCTAGTGTAAGGTGGAAAAATTCAAATTCTGTGACGAAAATCAGAAGCTGACCATCATGCTGTCCTTCACTCCAGAAGAAACAAGATGAAGGGTTCGTATGGTGTCATCAATGAATTGCTGCCACTCGGCTGAAACACAGTGTCACAACATTAGACATCTGTGGGTGTCCTACTGACTGATTACTGTCTAAAAATAATGAACTTACCGATAAGTGGATCATTCTTAAAAGGCATTTTGGACAAGGACAGCTTTTCTATTAGGCTGCACactgcagaaataaaacaaacaaaacacagtcatACAAGTTGTCCTCCATTGTGTTTCAACTAATTAGAAAAACTATTAAATTAATGTTGGTTTGCTTATACTCTTACCTGCTGGTCTCATTAGCTCTCCACCAAAACCCCTGCAGGAAAAAAGCATAACTTTAACATGAATCCAAAATGACACTACTAACAAAATAATCCACTAACATAATAAACGTACCtgtattgttttctgttgtgtagctaacagaaatttaaaaaacagaagaagcaaCAGAAGTCATTTGACAATTCATTCAATCTGGcacaattctttcttttttttgcacttgaGGCACTCTTACGTTTTggtgaatgttttttaatgcatcTACGCATTCTGAGGAAATCATGTCCACCACAGTCCTACGtgacaaatacagagagaagGTGCATCCGTTAGTTTAAGTTTAGTTCCAGGTTTTCACTCTTTATTATACCCCctgcacaaataaaacaatgtttgacCACTATCTCAATTCAACAGTCAGTAAcatgttctgctgctgcaacCAGCATGTGAGTTTTAAATATTCCTGGGTATTTATCATTTGGACACTAAATGTCTATCAGTGTTTAAAATTAATACATGACATCCATGATTTACTAAAGAGTCTACCTGTTGGTCTGAAGGCCCAGTTTGTAAAGAGCATGCGTGACCTCTGCACATGCCAGAATAGCTCCATGGCGACCGTGAAGGTCAATGCCCACAGCCATGGTCAACAGCTTTGGCagaactgaaacaaaaaagatgttttatgttcatttttgATCAAATTACAATTTGCAAAGTGAGCTCATGGaggaaaaatgtaaatcaaaccaGCGTACAATTTTATAAGtctaaatctaatctaaatatTATTCAGATTTTTCTTCTGTTAGCATTTTTCACTCCTGCACACTTGCACAGTGTATATTCATGACAAATAATTATGGGCTTCAGTTGGTTCCAAAACGAGGTATGTTGCATGAGCATTTTACTTTTGTCGAGAGCTCTGCTTCAGCTGGGGAACAGGCGAGGTGACATTGTTTACCTGTTGTTGCCATATAATCAGGCGCTTGAGGCGTCAAGTGGTGAAGAGCTTTACTTGCGAGCTCCCGGATCACGCTGCAGAAATGCATAAAAAGATCAAAACAAAACGTCAATATTGATTCGTCCTATGGGCTGGAATCATGAGGGCTAAGCAAGTATTTACCTGTCCCAGTGGTTGATCTTCATGGCTATTAAATGGTCTATCATAGCATTGGTGTACTCTGGGAAACTGGCTATGTAAACACTGtgagaacaacaacagaaacagagtGAATCCAGCTTCAGACACATCTCCATCAGTGGGAAATTAAATAATTCCATCCAGCTCTCACATTCTATACATACAGAGTGAATGTTCTTTGTTCAGTGCAAACCTACATTCAAACATACCCTGAGGGAAGCATCTTTATCCATTTCACTACTTGGATATTTGTTCTTCTGCATTTCTGCCAGAGGTGAAAATGCTTGAAAGGTTTGAAGCTTAACTTTGCGGGACTTAATAGACATCATAGTCAAATAATGTGCAACACTAAGTGTGCTgctgttcataaaaacacaccaagcAACAAAACTGCGCATAGAGTGTAGGAAAACATTAGCAACTCCTATAATGTGTGACATATTAaggtattcattttttactgattttgtgCCACGTTACccaaataaaactacaaaaaggCGTTTTGCGTTTTGTGGTATTCCCTGAAATGGTTGCAAATTCTtcaatgtatatttaaatgtagtttatgACAAGAAGTTCtcttgaatgaataaaaaatgaataaaatctaaCTGAGTCAGGGAGGAATGTGTAGAAACCGTTCTAAGCAACTGCTCAagtgcacatttttaattttaacaatGTGACACTTAAGGTCAACATGGCCCTTGTGAGACCACTCAGACTTTCTTACCTGATGTTCAGGTAGCAGCTGTTGAGATTTCCAACAGCATAGTAATCTGCTGCAGTTAAAATGTCAATACCATGAGGAAAAGTTCCCTGTtgagacacaaacaagcagAAATAAGCTCTTATGTTTTCAGTGCATTGCATAAGAACGGTCTAAAATGTTCAAAACTCAGCAAAACGATGGGCAGTCACTGATTTGACCCCAAATTCAACTCATGACCTCACTTTTTCCACAGTCTTTGCTTCACAAGATTTCACTATCAAGGCAAGTTTGAGCAAGACCTGTGTTTTGACAGCAAATTAAATTGGAATCACAGTATTTCTCTAAGTCATATTGTAGTAGGACAGTCACAAACCTGTCTGCCAACATTCTCCTGGAAGGCAGCCTGGgacaaaatgagaaataaaagttaaaaaatttTGTCGTGAAACTGTACATATTTAATAAGATAAAGATAGGAGGAGGTCGACCGGGGAACTTACAGAAGCAGCTCTGCGGCAGTTAACGTTCCTATCAAACACGGCCGTGATCAACAAAGCGCTGCAGAGGGAAACACAAAGTGTTGGTTGAAGGATATAAATgatttcatggaaaaaaaacatgtctacACCAAAGGTGGTGTATTAATTTGTTAAGAATCTCTGACTCAGATGTTTTAGTGATGTCTGGATTGCATCACCGAcacaaaacagatttttctgAAGCGTTGCACAAGTTCCCAGCAGAAATACGTAAATTTAACCACAACATGATTAATAGCAGGGCTGTAATGATTATTATCACTTTGAAatggtgatgttctcaaatgtcttattttgtccaaaaaccaaaatgaatcagttgtaatgatttctttgttatattgaaCAAGAAAACCAGACAATACTGTattaatgtatgtatatttactgtataatgtataaatcgttgcagccctaattaacTGTGACCCTACTGCaatatgttctgtgtttttacctCGAAATCCTTGCTTCTTTACACTCTCTCTTCAAGTTGGATTCGAATGTAAGTTAGTGACGGCAAAATGTCCGACCTAAACAACTAAATATCCATCTGCCACTTACTGCTGCTCACTTTGTTTGCTCACCTTCCATGTTCTGCGTTTCCTAACAGAAAGATTCAAGCCTGCAGCTTTTATAACTGGCCCATTTTGCCTTCAGTTACTGCCCTTAGCCTGAgggcttgaaaaaaaaaatgcaattaatattaatattacactCTGAATCCAAGTAACTGTAACTGTGGAAGTAGAGACACTactgtttgtatgtatgtgccCCGGAGTCACTTAGtcccacattaaaaaaaaaaaaaaagtgaggggtttttttgtgtcatcaaACTGTGATGAACAGAGCAGGAACCAGCTTGTCTGACTGTTTCTGCCAAACGGCGACCGAAACCTACAGCAACAGGCGAAACCTGGCAATCCTGCAGGCTAGGGAAAGGGAGGGTGTTGTCGCGACTGCCGATGATAATGGCAGCAGGGGTTCGAACTGACTCTGCAGAGCTGGTCTGCACAGTCAAAGGCCACAGGTCCATACATGCACGCTGAGAGAGCGAGGAGCAGGCAAACCGTTACTGTTGACAAAGACGGCGCATACATGACTGGATGACGTTGCAAGTTAGCTTCTCTAGCATCGAGATCAATCACATTTTTTCTTCAGTCAACCCCAGAGTCATCTACTTGAGATTTGCATGAGATTATCTATAAACGTTTTTCACATATACACCCatttactttaatctcataacACCTCAGCCTTGTGTCTGAATAAGCATCCTGGTAATTTCTGTAAATGACTCATGTGTGAGGAAAGAatattgacataaaaaaagCAGAGTCACATAGTGTATGTATGCAAAGGAATATACTTTTTACGTCTCATTTCATGTGTAGAATTAAGAAGGTTATTAATTCACTGTCTTTTTGTTAGAACAGGTTTTTATTAATCTGTCCCTACAAATGCAGATACCACTATGGTTATACAATTTAATTCaatcattataaatattataattatttgaCACAAAGTATATAATTTTACATTTGGCCagtatgtaaaaacaaaaccaagcAAATCCCAAAATGTCTTAAGGCTCCTAACTGATGTTTCAAAACTGAACTGGTTTCACTAATGACTTTCCCAATAGCAGTGATCGTGGAAGACTTTCGGGATGTAGGGCTTTATGAAACTGAGGAGTGTATCATTATTGTGTCACACGGGGAAGCAACAaggatttatttatacaaaagtGCCACTGGCACTGAGCCACAATAAGATCAACAGCACATAGAAACTGGCAGCAGTGCAATGTTCATAGAGAGATCGAACATTATAGTCATTATAGTCCAAAAACACCTGTAGCATATAGCAGTAGTATGTTTGTTCAATTAAACATAAGTGTATTGCAAACGTTTGATGGTTACATACAGACTTCCAAGATGTAGTAGAGAAAAACTGGTTTCAGGCAGTAAGTAATGGCTCAGAGAAAATcctttttaactgttttttgaGAAAGATTCCTGTTTCAGTTGTGAGCTGCAACTCTATTCATatttgaccttgtcaggagGGGATGGGACTCAGATATTGATTATTACTAACCAGTAATAGTGAATTTACCTTTTGCTGTAACGCACTgtacacaccaacacacaaacaaggtgTAAAGATGAGCAGTGgacaacacacatttgcagCCCTGGCGCAATGCCGGTTAGGTTCCTTGCTATGGGCCACCTTAGCCCTTTACCTGTCTGTCCTGAGATttaaccctccagttacaaccCCATTTCCCTACCACTTGTCCACAGGCTGAACCCTCACAAGATTGCCTTTCAAATCACTTAAACCAGTGGGTTCTCAAAGTGGAGTCCAGTGTTTCCTTTGAAACCACTGACATAAGGAGATTATttgacagaaacaaatgtgttgttggtTTGGATTTCTTGAGACCTAGGCATATGACAGTTTTAGGGGGGAAGAGGACTTACCTGGCAATCTGAGTGACGAAAGGCTGGAGCTCTGTGGGCTCATAAGCTCTGGCAAATGACCAGCACACATAGCAGGCAGCATCTCGCACAGTAGAACCAACACTGCATGCTCCCCTCTTTTCATCATAGATCAGTGACTTGATGATGAGTGGCACAACTGCaagtgatgaaaaaaagaaaaagatgcatGTCATAAAGTCATCAACTATAATGCAATTCTAATTCCTTTTGAATGCAATGCTTACTTCACATTAATGGTGGATCTATAGATTATTTTTGTAGTAAACAATTCAAATTTCCAAAAACTGAGAAGCAAAGCTGTACTTGGATTTTACTAAGAGGCAAATCGATATAGATTTATAAAGATTGAACTGAAAGCAATAGCAGAAAGgttgtgcacaaaaaaaagaaactactacaactacttACGTCTATAttaggaaaacaaagaaaaacatgttgaaCAGTTTCACCGGCTGCGCATGTAAAAATGCTACTGAACTTGACATGAAACTTGACGCATTTCCGTAAATGAGCATGTTACTTTCAGGATCTGCAGAGTGATATCCATGTGGTCATTTCCACAAAAAGGAGAGACGGACTAGGATAGAGGAGGAAGTTGAATTAGCGCCCACCTGACCTCATCATGTAAATCATCCCTTAAGGCTTGACTAATATCAAGTACATCAATGTTGCCCGAGGGCCCTGCTGTTTGGGCTGAAGCCCCACCCACTGAGACAACACCTCAGAAAAAGGAACTCACCACACAACTACCATCACCAAatgcagcacacacatgcaccttcactcacattcacaaacacgcAGTGAAGTGAATGTCCTGACGAGATCATAACACTGGCTGTGGAAGACGGACTGGCTCTCTGCAGAACACATACTCCGGAGAGAACACTATTACTACAACAAGTGAAGGTaatcttatttttaattaacgTTTACTCAGTAATTCTGTCTCTTTGGAAAAAAGCCATTGTTTGGTTAAGGGGTTTATATTTAAGTATGTTGCACTTGTTGCCAATAGGTTATAATTAGCATCTGCTCGCACTGCTTTCACTGCGGACCTTCTGAAAACTGTTCAAAATAGTTAAACAACAGACCACATTTAAACAGATATTTAAACTGAGCTCAAAGAACCCAATCATATATTTTTTATGAAGAATCCTACCTTACATATTTtatgaagacaaaagaaaaaaacaggaaagtatatcaatataatatcatgttaaAAAGAGATTTAGCTTCATACGAAGGGTGTGGTTTTGTGTGCTCCTACAGTTGGACAGAAACTTGAGTGACAACTTCTTGCGACAGCGCATGACAAGCAGGTTCCTCCGAGCGACACCCAGTAACTCTTGACTCACAGCTTTAGgtgatgtttcatttcaaagGCGGACCTGAGGTGTTTCAGATGCCAATCACTACACCTGTTTTAGCTGGTTGGTACATAACCAAGAATCAAATTATTAAAGAGTTACTTCTAATGATCTTATTTCTGCAGAGCTGGTGAGCTcatgaaatgatgaatgagaGCATCCCGCAGGTGTAGTCATGGGAAGCAGGTGGCTGGTAGTTCCCACGCCGACAGCAGATATTAGTAAGGTTGAGAGATAATTCATGTCTCTGCATGCCCTCCAGGGCCGTGTTAGTAAGTGTCTCGTCTGCTTAACAACTGCCTACCAAGTGCCTTAGCAACTCCCTAACTGTACAGGACACATGAGTGCAGGAAAATCATAATGATAGCAAGATGAGCACACAGGCCAGCGAGAAGCGTTTGCAGGTTGCTGTCAATCAACCACAGGCACAGTAAGgtgcatgtgcacatgtatGCAAAACTGCAGGTGCCTTTTTGCATTCAAGAGACAGATTTCCATTTTTAACCATGCTCTGCTTGGTGTCCAAACCAGCACAAAGTAACAGTTGCAGGAATACATTAGCCTGAGGGCACAGTGTTTAGTGCAGGTAGAGATTTTCTGACCAGGCAACTTAAGGAAAAACTGAGACAATCTTAAGAACCGCTCTCCAACTGAACCAGTCAAACAACTTTATGAGCCTCATTACTCAGTGACAATCTGGAACAAAAGCAGCAATGATTCACCAGTTGCTCCTATATGCTTAAGTGTCATGTTCCCCAACAGCTTCAGTATTtatgaaaaaagagaaattgaATCTAAAAactgctgctctttttttttttctttcaaaaaacgTGCATTAGAATCAAGATGGAGACTGTTCAGGAACGCAAGCCAAAAAGGCCACACTACATTCCACGACCACCGGGCAAGCCCTTCAAGTACCAGTGTTTCCAGTGTCCTTTCACCTGCAATGAAAAGTCCCATCTTTTCAACCACATGAAATACAACTTGTGTAAAAACTCAATCTCGCTGATGTCACAGAAAACTGGGCAAACAGCTCGACAGGCCAAAGCTGTGGCAAAGGGGGTCCCCATCATATCCAAGGATTGTGCAAGTCCAGCGCAGGCAGGTTTAAACGACAGCCTTGAGAAACAGGGAGCTGACGAGAACAAAGCggagagcagagaaaatacAGAAGAAATAGATGTGGGGTGTGACAGTCCGGTGAATAAGGACAGTCGGAATGTGACAACACCAAATCCATCTACAGAGAGTGAAAAAAGAGACAGTGATGAAGCCAAGTCTTTGCCACGCCCATCTGCCTTCTCCCCTGTTACACCCAACCGTGATGGAACAGACGCCTTCAAGTCATCTGTGCAGCAATCAGAGGATTCACAGTCCCCAACTCCAACTTTTAACCATCCAAGTTTACAATGGGGCACAATTTCATCATCCATCCCCTTAAAACCATTACCCCCTCCCATGGTTCCTGAATACCCAACTTATCTCATGCCAGACCGGTCCCCGTATCCACCCTACTACTTTGCAGGAAATCCCCACACAAACGAGCCAAATGCTTCTTCTTTCCAGCCAGAGTTTCTGGACCCCCAAAGGCCTTTGGTGCCACAACCAATTGCCCCACCTCACACTTCCCTCTTTCCAGCATACACATACAGATACTGCCACCCTCTTCACCCGCCCACCCCTCTACACTATGCCCTGTATAGACCACATGAGCTCTCCATGCCAATTACAGGACCCAGATATATTCCTCTGGAGTTGTATGACCCAAATTTTAGGTCCAAGGATTATGATGTATACCTGCATTCAGGGCCGAGACACAACAGCTTCAACACATCTGCACAAGAGCAGAGCAAGCATGGACAGAGTGGAGACAAAGCAACCAGACAAAGCCCTAAAGAGGGATGTTCAGCTTTGGGCTCCCCCGACAGGCCGAGCCATGCACACACCATCCAGAGAGATACAGAGGCACTGAACTATACCAGCATTGGTGTGACACAAACAACTCCCCAATTAGGACACACAGCTTCTGACTTAAGACAAGAGGAGTCTTCAGAGAGTTTGCCACATTTAAGTAATCAGCATGTGGACAGAAGGTAAGCTAATATTTGTATGCATCCAGAAGCAAATATTTCTTTCTAAGCTCAACTGTGTCGCTATATTTGcctataaaatgtttgtttttggcccGTCCTTTTTAGGTCCTCAGAGAGCAGAAGTTATTCATCCATGTCCGTCTCAGAGCCATGTCCTGAAACCATGTCAGAACAAGATGATAAGGACAGCAGAGTAGATCTGGCTCCCCTAAATCTCTCAACAAGAAAACAGGATAAAGAAAATAGCCCATCTGAACACAGACTGAGGTATTCCGACACATTAAAGGGGGAGATGTTGCCTCTGAACCTCAGTCTTCGACCGTCTTACAGCAGCCCTGACGATCAGCTGAGGCCAGACAATGAGCTGGAGGAAGAGCCATGTGACCAGAGGCAGACTGCAGCACTGGCACTGTGTCAGCTAGCAATTGCAGGCTCTGCTGTCTCGTCGTGTGACTTCAGCACTGCAGTCGTGCCCTCATATGACTGCACAGATGCTCGAAGCCCGAGCTCTCCTGATGACACTAAGCATAAGGTAACTGGCATGAAAAGAGCAAACAGGGGTGAGTCTGAAAACCACTGCCATAAACCAAATAAGCAAGCAAGAGCTCCACGACGGGTT
It includes:
- the LOC122760064 gene encoding tubulin-specific chaperone D-like, which produces MTRPDVKQKCLGDFLDWSLCIISQTSDQSLTDVRVLDGALQSLAKLFKHGKRDDLLQYAPTVLQCLEQKHLLESSEAILRKFSVKLMQRLGLNFLKPRLAAWRYQRGSRSLAANLSMSQTAVTADAVTPHADTREQEEDFDIPEEVETVIEHLLVGLKDKETVVRWSAAKGIGRVTGRLPKELADEVVGSLLDCLSFQETDNAWHGGCLALAELGRRGLLLPSRLTDVVPLIIKSLIYDEKRGACSVGSTVRDAACYVCWSFARAYEPTELQPFVTQIASALLITAVFDRNVNCRRAASAAFQENVGRQGTFPHGIDILTAADYYAVGNLNSCYLNISVYIASFPEYTNAMIDHLIAMKINHWDSVIRELASKALHHLTPQAPDYMATTVLPKLLTMAVGIDLHGRHGAILACAEVTHALYKLGLQTNRTVVDMISSECVDALKNIHQNLHNRKQYRGFGGELMRPAVCSLIEKLSLSKMPFKNDPLIAEWQQFIDDTIRTLHLVSSGVKDSMMDAVIAALSALCEEYYQTQSGQADPQIQDALVSRYVDGLKSPQILMRCGSALALGCLPRFIISGKLEQILEGLQQMCTVTQEASFTEARRDAVKAISQVCVTVGVCVQGSPDSALCGENVAGVYDTLLKNINDYTTDSRGDIGAWVREAAMTSLMDVTLLVASTAPEILSSDQMRCMMCGLAKQAAEKIDRSRAHAGNIFLRLLHSTEPAVPHIPHREEVLAIFPV
- the LOC122760063 gene encoding zinc finger protein 750-like, translated to METVQERKPKRPHYIPRPPGKPFKYQCFQCPFTCNEKSHLFNHMKYNLCKNSISLMSQKTGQTARQAKAVAKGVPIISKDCASPAQAGLNDSLEKQGADENKAESRENTEEIDVGCDSPVNKDSRNVTTPNPSTESEKRDSDEAKSLPRPSAFSPVTPNRDGTDAFKSSVQQSEDSQSPTPTFNHPSLQWGTISSSIPLKPLPPPMVPEYPTYLMPDRSPYPPYYFAGNPHTNEPNASSFQPEFLDPQRPLVPQPIAPPHTSLFPAYTYRYCHPLHPPTPLHYALYRPHELSMPITGPRYIPLELYDPNFRSKDYDVYLHSGPRHNSFNTSAQEQSKHGQSGDKATRQSPKEGCSALGSPDRPSHAHTIQRDTEALNYTSIGVTQTTPQLGHTASDLRQEESSESLPHLSNQHVDRRSSESRSYSSMSVSEPCPETMSEQDDKDSRVDLAPLNLSTRKQDKENSPSEHRLRYSDTLKGEMLPLNLSLRPSYSSPDDQLRPDNELEEEPCDQRQTAALALCQLAIAGSAVSSCDFSTAVVPSYDCTDARSPSSPDDTKHKVTGMKRANRGESENHCHKPNKQARAPRRVLRRRPR